The following coding sequences are from one Wenzhouxiangella sp. AB-CW3 window:
- a CDS encoding PIN domain-containing protein, translated as MRVFLDANIFFSAAWKEGADAALLFELAAAEFCELTTSRLAVEEARRNIARKRPGRQPALERFAGLALIGREPGESHLAMARGHGLPDKDIPILAAAIAQGADLLVAGDRRDFGHLYGSRSVEVEVIDLSGAIERLLAASD; from the coding sequence ATGCGGGTATTCCTGGATGCCAACATTTTCTTTTCAGCGGCCTGGAAGGAAGGCGCGGACGCCGCGCTATTGTTCGAACTGGCGGCAGCGGAGTTTTGTGAATTGACAACTTCCCGCCTCGCCGTGGAAGAAGCCCGCCGGAATATCGCGCGCAAACGCCCTGGACGACAACCGGCGCTGGAGCGATTCGCGGGCCTGGCTCTGATCGGCAGGGAGCCCGGCGAGTCGCACCTCGCAATGGCGCGAGGGCACGGACTGCCGGACAAAGACATACCGATTCTGGCGGCGGCCATTGCCCAGGGCGCGGACCTGCTGGTTGCCGGTGACCGGCGGGATTTCGGCCACCTGTACGGCTCCAGGAGCGTTGAAGTCGAAGTCATCGATTTGTCCGGAGCAATCGAAAGGCTGCTGGCCGCCTCGGACTAA
- a CDS encoding YgiT-type zinc finger protein: MNKQSEVCPDCETCQLQPEAYSDTIEYRDRTLHLEELVCLACDHCGAEIFRPEHIRANDRLIAEAKRRTAACGRPPQGI, translated from the coding sequence ATGAACAAGCAATCTGAAGTTTGCCCGGATTGTGAAACCTGTCAACTGCAGCCGGAGGCCTACAGCGACACGATCGAATACCGCGATCGCACGCTGCACCTGGAAGAGCTGGTGTGCCTGGCCTGCGATCACTGCGGCGCCGAAATTTTTCGGCCCGAACACATCCGGGCTAACGATCGCCTCATCGCTGAAGCGAAGCGACGAACTGCTGCTTGCGGAAGACCTCCGCAGGGAATTTGA
- a CDS encoding AbrB/MazE/SpoVT family DNA-binding domain-containing protein, protein METVKIGKKGQVTIPRRVLEQAGLPAESQVIIESEPDGSIRLRPAVVYPIELYSDERIADFERENRLPGSFRERVGQAVNRRAKNK, encoded by the coding sequence ATGGAGACCGTAAAAATCGGCAAAAAAGGCCAGGTGACCATCCCGCGCCGTGTGCTGGAGCAAGCGGGCCTGCCGGCAGAATCGCAGGTGATCATCGAATCGGAGCCCGACGGCAGCATCCGTCTGCGGCCGGCCGTGGTGTATCCGATCGAACTCTACAGCGATGAGCGCATCGCCGATTTCGAACGCGAGAACCGATTGCCGGGGTCATTCCGGGAACGCGTCGGACAAGCCGTGAACCGCCGGGCGAAGAACAAGTAG